In Oryza sativa Japonica Group chromosome 11, ASM3414082v1, the following are encoded in one genomic region:
- the LOC136354095 gene encoding disease resistance protein RPM1-like, with amino-acid sequence MAEAVLLAVSKIGSVLGDEAINFVIEKLSAKVTELRELPENVKHIGRELRMMNKVIEDLDAKNVSINVVKGWIDELRKLAYHVEDVMDKYSYHAFQLHEEGSLTRFFRGGHHVKVFSEIASEITKIKDEIEHVQRLQQNWFPSVQMVQGNPSAIDRQGSQSCLPDLVQDDDLVGIKENRRKLIGWLDCNELDNTVITVSGMGGLGKSSLVANVYERVKKSFGVAAWIVVSQTYTIDALLRELLRKIGYTEDPLSAAMDKMDTHDLKSEIRKKLQGYNSCLVVLDDVWKKDVYDQIHDIFKNLQASRVIITTRRDDVALLAPSKRHLALQPLCKADALDLFCRRAFSNRQDKKCPPELQEVATSIVDRCKGLPLGIVSMGSLMSSKLTEHAWTQTFNQFRCELAKTDSVQAILNLSYNDLPGNLRNCFLYCSLFPEDYTMLRESLIRQWVAEGFVVSVENNMPEDVAELNLMDLITRNMLQVVDYDELGRVSTCKMHDILRELALCTAKDEKFGSANDHGTMIQMEKDVRRLSSCAWRDSDVSTLNFPLLRTLISLGAVTSTPQMLNSILTGSSYLTVLELQDSAITEVPKSIEHLFNLRYIGLRRTKIKLLPESIEKLSNLQTLDIKQTKIERLPRGIVKVKKLRHLLADKYLDDKQEEFQYFVGVQPPKQLSNLVELQTLETVHASDDLADQLDKLRKLQSVWISSVDAEHSAKLFATLSKMPLLSTLLLNASDTNQPLRLEALKPESKRLHKLIVRGRWAATMLQCPIFQDHGKNLKYLALSWCGLQEDPLLLLAPKLPNLVFLSLNRVSSVEALVISEGCFPKMRTLVLKHMPNVSQLMIGEGALPIVEGLYVVYLPKLDKVPENIESLGSLKKLCLLGLHKNFKADWDKNGTHHKMTNVIELRI; translated from the coding sequence ATGGCAGAGGCGGTGCTCCTTGCCGTCTCGAAGATTGGCAGCGTATTAGGAGATGAAGCCATCAACTTTGTCATTGAAAAACTGTCTGCAAAAGTAACTGAACTGAGAGAATTACCAGAAAATGTGAAGCATATCGGGAGGGAACTGAGAATGATGAACAAAGTAATAGAAGATTTGGATGCCAAGAATGTCAGCATCAATGTTGTCAAGGGATGGATTGACGAGCTGCGGAAGCTTGCCTACCATGTTGAGGATGTGATGGACAAGTACTCATACCACGCTTTTCAACTGCACGAAGAAGGATCACTGACAAGGTTCTTCAGAGGCGGACATCATGTTAAAGTTTTCAGTGAAATTGCTAGTGAGATTACCAAGATAAAGGATGAGATCGAGCATGTTCAGAGACTTCAGCAGAACTGGTTCCCTTCTGTTCAGATGGTTCAAGGGAACCCTTCTGCGATTGACCGACAGGGATCTCAGAGCTGCTTGCCGGATCTAGTTCAAGACGATGATCTCGTTGGGATCAAAGAGAACCGGAGAAAGTTGATTGGATGGCTCGATTGTAATGAGCTAGACAACACCGTGATAACCGTGTCTGGAATGGGTGGACTTGGGAAATCCTCTCTTGTTGCTAACGTGTACGAAAGGGTGAAGAAGAGCTTTGGAGTTGCTGCATGGATCGTTGTGTCACAGACCTACACCATAGATGCCTTGCTGAGGGAGCTTCTCCGGAAGATAGGGTACACAGAAGATCCACTGTCAGCTGCCATGGACAAAATGGACACCCATGATCTGAAAAGTGAAATAAGGAAGAAGCTCCAAGGTTACAACAGCTGTTTGGTTGTGCTGGATGATGTCTGGAAAAAGGACGTGTATGATCAAATACACGACATCTTCAAGAATCTCCAAGCAAGCCGAGTTATCATCACAACACGGAGAGATGATGTCGCATTACTTGCACCCTCAAAGCGTCACCTTGCACTCCAGCCTTTGTGCAAGGCAGACGCTTTGGACCTCTTCTGTAGAAGAGCTTTCAGTAACAGACAGGACAAGAAGTGTCCACCAGAGCTTCAGGAGGTGGCAACATCAATTGTTGATAGGTGCAAGGGCCTGCCGCTAGGAATTGTATCTATGGGTAGCTTGATGTCATCGAAATTGACAGAACATGCCTGGACTCAGACATTCAATCAATTCCGATGCGAGCTAGCAAAAACAGACAGTGTCCAGGCAATTCTAAACCTGAGCTACAATGACTTGCCAGGGAACCTTAGAAACTGCTTCTTGTACTGCAGCCTATTTCCTGAAGATTATACCATGTTACGGGAGAGCCTCATCAGGCAATGGGTGGCAGAAGGCTTTGTGGTGAGCGTTGAAAACAACATGCCGGAGGATGTGGCCGAGTTAAATCTCATGGATCTCATCACCAGGAACATGCTGCAAGTTGTGGATTATGATGAGCTTGGCAGGGTGAGCACCTGCAAGATGCACGATATCTTGCGTGAACTGGCTCTTTGCACTGCGAAAGATGAGAAGTTTGGTTCTGCAAATGATCATGGCACAATGATACAGATGGAAAAGGATGTCCGTCGTTTATCATCCTGCGCATGGAGGGACAGTGATGTGTCAACACTGAATTTTCCGCTTCTTCGCACCTTGATTTCACTTGGAGCCGTAACATCCACTCCTCAAATGTTGAACTCAATACTCACTGGATCGAGTTACCTTACAGTTCTTGAGCTGCAAGATTCCGCAATTACTGAAGTGCCAAAATCTATAGAGCATCTGTTCAATCTGCGGTACATTGGTTTGCGGCGTACTAAAATTAAGTTACTCCCAGAGTCTATTGAGAAGCTATCCAACCTCCAGACACtggacatcaagcaaacaaagatAGAGAGGCTACCACGAGGCATTGTTAAGGTGAAGAAGCTACGCCACCTTCTAGCTGATAAATACTTGGATGATAAGCAGGAAGAGTTCCAGTACTTTGTTGGAGTACAGCCACCCAAACAGCTCTCCAATTTGGTAGAGCTGCAGACTCTCGAGACCGTGCATGCCAGTGATGACTTGGCAGACCAGCTAGACAAACTGAGGAAACTGCAAAGCGTGTGGATTAGCAGTGTGGATGCCGAACACTCTGCAAAGCTTTTCGCTACGCTGTCCAAGATGCCACTTCTCTCAACCTTGCTTCTAAACGCGAGCGATACAAACCAGCCACTTCGCTTGGAGGCTCTCAAGCCGGAGTCCAAACGACTCCATAAGTTGATTGTGAGAGGACGCTGGGCTGCCACAATGCTGCAGTGCCCAATATTCCAGGACCATGGCAAAAATCTCAAGTATCTAGCTCTGAGCTGGTGTGGCCTTCAGGAAGATCCACTGCTGCTACTTGCGCCAAAGTTGCCAAACCTTGTCTTTCTGAGCCTTAACAGGGTGAGCAGTGTAGAGGCATTGGTTATTTCTGAAGGTTGCTTCCCTAAGATGAGGACCCTTGTGCTGAAGCACATGCCCAATGTCAGCCAGCTGATGATTGGGGAAGGTGCTCTTCCAATTGTCGAAGGTTTATATGTGGTCTACCTGCCAAAGCTGGATAAGGTTCCTGAAAACATCGAATCCCTTGGCTCTCTGAAGAAGCTGTGCCTACTGGGTCTTCACAAGAACTTCAAGGCTGATTGGGACAAGAATGGAACGCACCACAAGATGACAAATGTCATAGAGCTCCGCATCTaa
- the LOC136354130 gene encoding cysteine-rich receptor-like protein kinase 44 has product MEDVACKHAILEDKLEAPSATPTSLPLEFLKAITCSFADSREIGRGGYGVVYKGLLQSGKMVAVKKLFDIHVLDDNKFRNEVCYLMDVNHPNIVRFLGYCAETRMEVVQVNKKYVMAELPTRLLCFEYLRNKSLDTHISDESSGLDWHTRYQVISGICHGLLYLHDKCSIVHLDLKPENILMDDNMVPKIADFGLSRIFAEQESRIITRTRVGSLGYVAPEYLYNGLITTNSDIFSFGVLVIELMTGRKNYPQSVDTSFQCFTEKVLESWMKRLETTAPTCKVEIYRQQVKRCIGIGLNCVNPIPEKRPTALDIIRMLNEA; this is encoded by the exons ATGGAAGATGTGGCATGTAAACATGCTATACTGGAGGACAAGTTAGAGGCTCCAAGTGCAACTCCAACAAGTCTGCCACTTGAGTTTTTGAAAGCTATCACATGTAGTTTTGCTGATTCTAGAGAAATTGGAAGAGGTGGATATGGAGTGGTTTACAAG GGACTTCTACAAAGTGGGAAAATGGTTGCTGTGAAGAAGCTTTTTGATATACATGTATTGGACGATAACAAATTTCGAAATGAAGTATGTTATTTGATGGATGTCAATCACCCAAATATAGTACGATTTTTAGGATATTGTGCTGAAACAAGGATGGAAGTGGTGCAAGTAAACAAAAAGTATGTTATGGCTGAGCTTCCAACAAGGTTGCTCTGCTTCGAGTATCTGCGTAACAAAAGCCTCGATACTCATATTTCTG ACGAATCATCTGGTCTTGATTGGCACACGAGATATCAAGTAATTAGCGGAATTTGCCATGGTTTACTTTACCTTCATGATAAATGCTCCATTGTCCACTTGGACCTCAAGCCTGAAAATATACTAATGGATGATAATATGGTGCCAAAAATTGCGGATTTTGGTTTGTCAAGGATCTTTGCTGAACAAGAATCTCGAATTATCACCAGAACTCGTGTGGGATCTCT AGGATATGTAGCTCCAGAATACTTGTATAACGGATTAATCACAACCAACTCAGACATATTCAGTTTTGGTGTTTTAGTCATAGAGTTAATGACAGGGCGTAAGAATTATCCCCAGAGTGTTGATACATCTTTTCAGTGCTTCACTGAGAAG GTGCTTGAAAGCTGGATGAAAAGGCTAGAAACAACAGCGCCAACGTGTAAAGTGGAAATTTACAGACAACAGGTAAAAAGATGCATTGGAATTGGGTTAAACTGTGTGAACCCTATCCCAGAGAAGAGGCCTACTGCATTGGATATAATTCGAATGCTTAATGAAGCATAA
- the LOC136354131 gene encoding disease resistance protein RPM1-like, with protein sequence MVICLFYSAQMAEAVLLALTKIGDALANEIAKELIAKLSEKIGTAYLTDEVVKGWIGEVRKVAYRVEDVMDKYSYYSVQMAEEWFLKKYFIKASHYVIVFTEIANEVVKIEKEIKQVIELKDQWLHPSQLVSDPLTEMERQRSRDSFPELVKDEDLVGIEDNRRLLTEWLYTDELDSKVITVSGMGGLGKTTLVTNVYEREKINFSAHAWMVVSQTYTVDALLRKLLWKVGYTEPPLSSNIDKMDVYDLKEEIKRMLKVRKCLIVLDDVWDQEAYFQIRDAFQNDQGSRVIITTRKNHVAALASSTCHLDLQPLSDIHGFDLFCRRAFYNIKDHECPTELVKVAKSIVERCQGLPLAIVSIGCLLSSRSRSHYVWNQAYNQLRSELSKNNHVQAILNMSYHDLSGDLRNCFLYCSLFPEDYPLSRESLVRLWIAEGFVLRKENNTPEAVAEGNLMELIYRNMLQVKENDELGRVSTCTMHDIVRDLALSVAKEEKFGSANDLGTMIHIDKDVRRLSSYEWKHSAGTAPKLPRLRTLVSLEAISSSPDMLSSIFESNYLTVLELQDSEITQVPPSIGNLFNLRYIGLRRTKVKSLPDSIEKLLNLHTLDMKQTKIEKLPRGITKIKKLRHLFADRCVDEKQSEFRYFVGMQAPKDLSNLKELQTLETVEASKDLAEQLKKLIQLKSVWIDNISSADCDNIFATLSNMPLLSSLLLSARNENEPLSFEALKPSSTELHRLIVRGQWAKSTLDYPIFRSHSTHLKYLSLSWCHLGEDPLGMLASNLSDLTYLKLNNMQSAATLVLRAKAFPKLKTLVLRQMPDVKQIKIMDGALPCIEGLYIVLLPKLDKVPQGIESLNSLKKLSLLNLHKDFKIQWNGNEMHKKMLHVAQVRTTACTSLCNGDELGLSGIFSVSKDTSIRYTSLSLMKRIKYYYLIKYKQPCLMHGWPLLAQP encoded by the exons ATggtaatatgtttattttattcAGCACAAATGGCAGAGGCGGTCCTCCTTGCTCTAACGAAGATCGGTGATGCTTTAGCAAATGAAATCGCTAAAGAATTGATTGCCAAACTGTCTGAAAAG ATAGGCACGGCATACCTCACTGATGAAGTCGTCAAGGGTTGGATTGGGGAGGTGAGGAAGGTGGCCTACCGTGTTGAGGATGTCATGGACAAATACTCGTACTACTCTGTGCAAATGGCGGAAGAATGGTTCCTTAAAAAATACTTCATCAAAGCATCACATTATGTTATTGTTTTCACTGAAATTGCTAATGAGGTAGTCAAGATAGAGAAGGAAATCAAACAAGTTATAGAACTGAAGGATCAGTGGTTGCATCCATCCCAGCTTGTTTCTGACCCGCTCACTGAGATGGAAAGACAGAGGTCCCGGGACAGCTTCCCAGAACTTGTGAAAGATGAAGATCTTGTGGGGATTGAAGACAACAGGAGACTGCTGACTGAATGGTTGTACACCGACGAGCTGGACAGTAAGGTGATAACAGTGTCAGGTATGGGCGGACTGGGGAAAACCACCCTGGTCACAAATGTGTATGAACGTGAAAAGATCAACTTCTCTGCTCATGCATGGATGGTTGTGTCTCAAACCTACACTGTGGATGCTCTATTAAGGAAGCTGCTTTGGAAAGTTGGTTACACAGAACCACCACTGTCAAGTAACATTGACAAAATGGATGTGTATGATTTGAAAGAGGAAATAAAGCGAATGCTCAAAGTTAGAAAATGCTTGATCGTACTTGATGATGTCTGGGACCAAGAAGCATACTTTCAAATACGTGATGCATTCCAGAATGACCAAGGAAGTCGCGTAATAATCACAACACGGAAGAATCATGTGGCAGCTCTTGCTTCCTCAACATGTCACCTTGATCTCCAGCCATTGAGTGATATTCATGGCTTTGATCTATTCTGCAGAAGGGCATTTTATAACATTAAGGACCATGAGTGTCCCACGGAACTCGTGAAAGTTGCCAAATCTATAGTTGAGAGGTGTCAGGGCCTTCCACTAGCAATTGTGTCAATAGGCTGCCTCTTGTCTTCAAGGTCACGGTCACATTACGTTTGGAATCAAGCATACAATCAACTTAGAAGTGAGTTGTCAAAGAACAATCATGTCCAAGCAATTTTAAATATGAGCTACCATGACCTGTCAGGAGACCTAAGAAACTGCTTTTTGTACTGCAGCCTATTCCCGGAAGACTACCCGCTCTCCCGTGAGAGCCTTGTGCGTCTGTGGATTGCAGAAGGCTTTGTCCTGAGGAAAGAGAACAACACACCAGAGGCAGTAGCTGAGGGAAATCTCATGGAATTGATATACAGGAATATGCTTCAAGTTAAGGAGAATGATGAGCTAGGTAGGGTGTCTACCTGTACAATGCATGATATTGTGCGAGACCTGGCCCTTTCTGTTGCTAAAGAGGAGAAGTTTGGCTCTGCAAATGATTTGGGCACAATGATACATATTGATAAAGATGTTCGTCGTCTATCATCTTATGAATGGAAACATAGTGCTGGTACTGCACCAAAACTTCCACGTCTTCGAACCCTAGTATCACTTGAGGCAATTTCATCTTCCCCAGACATGTTGTCCTCAATTTTTGAATCAAACTACCTTACTGTTCTTGAGCTTCAAGATTCAGAAATCACTCAAGTTCCACCATCTATAGGGAATTTGTTTAATCTACGTTACATTGGCTTACGGAGGACCAAGGTTAAGTCACTCCCAGACTCCATTGAAAAGTTGCTGAACCTCCACACTCTGGACATGAAGCAAACAAAGATAGAGAAGCTACCACGAGGAATCACTAAAATCAAGAAGCTAAGACACTTGTTTGCTGATAGATGTGTTGACGAGAAGCAGTCGGAGTTCCGATACTTTGTAGGAATGCAGGCACCTAAAGATCTATCCAACCTGAAAGAACTACAAACTCTGGAGACTGTTGAAGCCAGCAAGGACTTAGCTGAGCAGTTGAAGAAACTCATACAACTAAAAAGTGTATGGATTGACAACATAAGCTCTGCTGATTGTGATAATATTTTTGCTACACTGTCAAATATGCCGCTACTTTCCAGTTTGCTTCTTTCTGCAAGGAATGAGAATGAGCCACTTTCTTTTGAGGCTCTCAAGCCAAGTTCCACAGAACTCCACAGGTTAATTGTCAGAGGGCAATGGGCCAAGAGTACATTGGACTACCCGATATTCCGTAGCCACAGTACACATCTCAAATATTTATCCCTAAGTTGGTGTCATCTCGGGGAAGATCCACTGGGGATGCTTGCGTCGAACTTGTCGGACCTCACTTATCTAAAACTGAACAACATGCAGAGTGCAGCAACATTAGTTCTTCGTGCAAAGGCATTCCCCAAACTAAAGACTCTTGTCTTGAGGCAGATGCCTGATGTCAAGCAGATAAAGATCATGGATGGCGCCCTTCCATGCATTGAAGGTTTGTACATTGTGTTGCTGCCGAAGCTGGACAAGGTCCCTCAAGGCATCGAGTCCCTTAACTCCCTGAAGAAGCTCTCCCTGTTGAACCTGCATAAAGACTTCAAAATCCAATGGAATGGTAATGAGATGCACAAGAAGATGCTGCATGTTGCACAG GTGAGAACTACAGCATGTACTTCACTGTGCAATGGGGATGAACTTGGTCTCTCAGGTATCTTTTCAGTTTCTAAGGATACTAGTATTCGGTACACTAGTTTATCTCTAATGAAAAGGATAAAATATTACTACCTTATAAAGTATAAACAACCATGCCTCATGCATGGTTGGCCATTACTAGCACAACCATGA